In Gemmatimonadota bacterium, a single window of DNA contains:
- a CDS encoding DUF2277 domain-containing protein has protein sequence MCRNIKTLANFEPPATPDEIRASALQFVRKLSGTTRPSRANEAAFNVAVDEVEAAARRLIQALRTTAPPRTREEEARKARVRGQRRTAREARLAPTASLLAEPGHRPLEELAAPDVERLRLHGE, from the coding sequence GTGTGCCGCAACATCAAGACGCTGGCGAACTTCGAGCCGCCCGCCACGCCTGACGAGATCCGGGCGTCGGCGCTCCAGTTCGTGCGCAAGCTCAGCGGAACCACCAGGCCGTCGCGCGCAAACGAAGCGGCGTTCAACGTGGCCGTCGACGAGGTGGAGGCGGCGGCGCGCCGGTTGATCCAGGCGCTGCGCACCACGGCGCCGCCCCGCACGCGCGAAGAGGAGGCGCGGAAGGCGCGCGTGCGTGGCCAACGGCGCACGGCGCGTGAGGCGCGGCTCGCGCCGACGGCGAGCTTACTGGCTGAGCCGGGCCATCGCCCCCTCGAGGAACTCGCGGCGCCAGACGTCGAGCGTCTCCGCCTCCACGGCGAGTGA
- a CDS encoding PorT family protein: MPSCRLRTVARLASLVLASVLLASLAPFATARAQGGHIGAIVGATFSTLRGIDGLDSRTGLIGGISNVSSSSGLFTMQSELLLVSKGAKGTNSTAEGLQLDYIEVPIMLRLQPKTEGTVHPHLYAGPYLGFKIDCKVKGTSGSCDDIPGVSTKTVDVGGTMGAGLDFDLGPLVLSGGARYSFGVSNVADFDIANVKQSAKNGVFALYAGAAIRVGGSR, encoded by the coding sequence ATGCCGTCATGCCGCCTGCGCACCGTCGCGCGCCTCGCCTCCCTTGTCCTCGCGTCGGTCCTCCTCGCCTCGCTGGCGCCATTCGCCACCGCACGCGCCCAGGGCGGGCACATCGGCGCCATCGTCGGCGCCACGTTCTCCACGCTCCGCGGCATTGATGGCCTCGACTCGCGAACGGGCCTCATCGGTGGCATCTCGAACGTCAGCTCGTCGAGCGGACTCTTCACCATGCAGTCGGAGCTGCTGCTCGTGAGCAAGGGGGCCAAGGGGACCAACAGCACCGCCGAGGGATTGCAGCTGGACTACATCGAGGTCCCGATCATGCTGCGGTTGCAGCCGAAGACCGAGGGGACGGTGCACCCGCACCTGTACGCCGGTCCCTACCTCGGCTTCAAGATCGACTGCAAGGTGAAGGGGACCTCCGGAAGCTGCGACGACATCCCGGGCGTCAGCACCAAGACCGTCGACGTGGGCGGAACCATGGGGGCGGGGCTCGACTTCGACCTCGGACCGCTCGTCCTGAGCGGGGGGGCGCGCTACAGCTTCGGCGTCTCCAACGTCGCCGACTTCGACATCGCCAACGTGAAGCAGTCGGCGAAGAACGGCGTCTTCGCGCTCTACGCCGGCGCAGCCATTCGCGTCGGCGGATCCCGCTAG
- a CDS encoding amidohydrolase family protein, with translation MSRLARSLVLASLSLAAAVSLGAQAPALHGKRNARLIIRNALVIDGMGTPASGPWDIVIDNNRITQIVPSGDDAILNAIGGKSNRPTGGVEIDARGKYVLPGFVNAHAHVQDERGGTPQEQEYELKIWLASGITSVRDVGSDSRKTIPMRDRINAGQMEGPRIFHYPMFNIPPAPNTPAEARAKVQQLKAMGADGIKILGTKRDVMEAMLDEAHKVGLRVAHHSAVEETNAWDDIKFGTTTIEHWYGIPDAAIVDGVQHFPPEFNYSDEVHRFRYAGRLWREADPSRLKEVLAGMVKSNVAWVPTLNIYEASRDLQRAQTTPWYQDYLHPTLEEFFKPNPLNHGSYFIGWTSVDEAFWKENYQIWFRTLRDFERLGGTIAVGDDAGFIYQMYGWGFVRSLELHQEAGFQPLKIIQHATSNGAKVLGKEMEIGRVRQGWLADLIIVNGNPLEDLKVLYPTGTDAVRNGKIVRTGGVEWTIRDGFTYHGPTLLREVRDIVTKARGKVRAQ, from the coding sequence ATGTCCCGACTCGCGCGATCTCTCGTCCTCGCCTCGCTCTCCCTTGCGGCGGCCGTCTCGCTTGGCGCGCAGGCGCCGGCGCTGCACGGCAAGCGCAACGCCCGCCTGATCATCCGCAACGCGCTCGTGATCGACGGGATGGGGACACCCGCGTCGGGGCCGTGGGACATCGTGATCGACAACAACCGCATCACGCAGATCGTCCCGTCGGGTGACGACGCGATCCTCAATGCGATCGGGGGGAAGAGCAATCGCCCCACCGGCGGCGTCGAGATCGACGCCCGCGGAAAGTACGTCCTCCCCGGTTTCGTGAATGCGCATGCCCACGTGCAGGACGAGCGTGGCGGCACACCGCAGGAGCAGGAGTACGAACTCAAGATCTGGCTCGCCTCGGGCATCACCAGCGTGCGCGACGTCGGCAGCGACTCGCGCAAGACGATCCCCATGCGCGACCGGATCAACGCCGGGCAGATGGAGGGGCCGCGCATCTTCCACTATCCGATGTTCAACATTCCCCCGGCGCCTAACACGCCAGCCGAGGCACGCGCCAAGGTCCAGCAACTGAAGGCGATGGGAGCCGACGGCATCAAGATCCTCGGCACCAAGCGCGATGTGATGGAAGCGATGCTGGACGAGGCCCACAAGGTCGGGCTGCGCGTCGCACACCACTCGGCGGTCGAGGAGACCAACGCGTGGGACGACATCAAGTTCGGCACGACGACCATCGAGCACTGGTATGGCATCCCCGATGCCGCGATCGTCGACGGCGTGCAGCACTTCCCACCCGAGTTCAACTACTCCGACGAGGTGCACCGCTTCCGCTACGCCGGGCGCCTGTGGCGCGAGGCCGATCCGTCCCGCCTCAAGGAAGTGCTCGCCGGGATGGTGAAGTCGAACGTCGCCTGGGTCCCGACGCTCAACATCTACGAAGCGAGCCGAGACCTGCAGCGCGCGCAAACCACGCCGTGGTATCAGGACTACCTGCACCCCACGCTGGAGGAGTTCTTCAAGCCCAACCCGCTCAATCACGGCTCCTACTTCATCGGCTGGACGTCGGTCGACGAGGCCTTCTGGAAGGAGAACTACCAGATCTGGTTCCGCACGCTTCGCGACTTTGAGCGATTGGGCGGGACGATCGCCGTCGGCGACGACGCCGGCTTCATCTACCAGATGTATGGCTGGGGCTTCGTGCGATCGCTCGAGTTGCACCAGGAGGCGGGCTTCCAGCCGCTCAAGATCATCCAGCACGCCACCAGCAATGGGGCCAAGGTCCTGGGCAAGGAGATGGAGATCGGGCGCGTGCGGCAGGGGTGGCTCGCCGACCTCATCATCGTGAACGGGAACCCGCTCGAGGATCTCAAGGTACTGTATCCCACTGGGACCGACGCCGTGCGCAACGGCAAGATCGTGCGCACCGGCGGGGTGGAGTGGACTATCCGTGATGGCTTCACCTACCACGGCCCCACGTTGCTTCGTGAAGTTAGGGACATCGTGACGAAGGCGCGCGGCAAGGTGCGGGCGCAGTAG
- a CDS encoding M20/M25/M40 family metallo-hydrolase, whose product MKRLASVVALAVVVLFGTMAARALRIATPAATTGTAIAIPAIDTAAAALHLAEAVRFPTVSLASGGPIDTAAFLGLHQYLQAAFPRVHAALTRELVAGLSLVYTWKGSDSTLAPVVLMGHVDVVPVPEPNLRDWEHAPFSGDTAGGYVWGRGAIDDKSTVIAVLEAVEGLLRAGHTPKRTIYLTFGHDEEVGGRYGARRIVDQLVARGVKPALVLDEGGFMGARMIPGLEQVAAIVGIAEKGYVSLRLTATAEGGHSSMPTDRTAVGALSQAVARLEANPFPASLDGPTRGMIEAMAPYQSFRERLVSGNLWITAPILTRVLQSNPMGAALLHTTIAPTMLSAGIKDNVLPPEASAVVNFRIRPGETVTTVMARVTQVVADSGVRVERLDSVGVDPSQVSSVQDPAYTLIARAIGGMTPGTQVPVIPYLVMGGTDAKYWGPHSNRVYRFLPIPLGDGDRARVHGVNERVATRDFAASVGFFMRLIVGSDGL is encoded by the coding sequence ATGAAACGCCTCGCTTCGGTCGTCGCCCTCGCCGTCGTCGTCCTCTTCGGCACCATGGCGGCGCGCGCGCTGCGCATCGCGACGCCCGCCGCCACCACCGGCACGGCGATCGCCATCCCGGCGATCGACACCGCGGCGGCGGCGTTGCATCTGGCGGAAGCCGTACGCTTCCCCACCGTGTCGCTCGCCTCGGGCGGCCCCATCGACACCGCCGCCTTTCTGGGGCTGCACCAGTACCTCCAGGCCGCCTTTCCGCGCGTGCATGCTGCGCTCACGCGAGAGCTCGTGGCCGGACTCAGCCTGGTCTACACATGGAAGGGAAGCGACAGCACGCTGGCCCCGGTCGTGCTGATGGGGCATGTCGACGTCGTCCCGGTCCCCGAACCCAACCTCCGCGACTGGGAGCACGCGCCGTTTTCCGGTGACACCGCCGGCGGCTACGTGTGGGGACGCGGCGCGATCGACGACAAGTCGACGGTCATCGCGGTGCTCGAGGCGGTCGAGGGACTGCTGCGTGCGGGGCACACCCCCAAGCGCACGATCTACCTCACCTTCGGACATGACGAGGAAGTGGGCGGGCGATACGGCGCCCGCCGTATCGTCGACCAGCTCGTGGCGCGAGGGGTCAAGCCGGCACTCGTGCTCGACGAAGGGGGGTTCATGGGGGCACGCATGATCCCCGGCCTCGAGCAGGTCGCGGCGATCGTCGGCATCGCGGAAAAGGGCTACGTGAGCTTGCGGCTGACGGCGACGGCGGAGGGAGGGCACTCCTCGATGCCGACCGACCGCACCGCCGTCGGCGCGCTGAGCCAGGCGGTCGCACGACTCGAAGCGAACCCGTTCCCCGCGTCCCTCGACGGCCCCACACGCGGCATGATCGAGGCCATGGCCCCCTACCAGTCGTTTCGCGAGCGTCTCGTGAGCGGCAACCTGTGGATCACCGCGCCCATCCTCACGCGCGTCCTGCAATCCAACCCGATGGGCGCCGCGCTCCTGCACACCACCATCGCGCCCACCATGCTCTCGGCGGGGATCAAGGACAACGTCCTGCCGCCCGAGGCGAGCGCCGTCGTGAACTTTCGCATCCGCCCCGGCGAGACCGTGACGACGGTGATGGCACGCGTGACGCAGGTCGTCGCCGATTCCGGCGTGCGCGTGGAGCGCCTGGACTCGGTCGGCGTCGACCCCTCGCAGGTCTCGTCGGTGCAGGATCCGGCCTACACGCTGATTGCGCGCGCCATTGGTGGCATGACCCCGGGAACGCAGGTCCCCGTGATCCCGTACCTCGTGATGGGCGGAACCGACGCCAAGTACTGGGGGCCACACAGCAATCGGGTCTATCGATTTCTTCCCATCCCCTTGGGGGACGGTGATCGCGCGCGCGTGCATGGTGTCAACGAACGCGTCGCGACGCGCGACTTCGCCGCGTCGGTGGGCTTCTTCATGCGGCTGATCGTGGGAAGCGACGGACTGTAG